The region AACCAAGGGTATGAAGAAGGTCGCCGGTAACCTGCGTCTGGACCTGGCTTCCTACCGTGACCTGCAGGCCTTCGCAGCCTTCGCTTCTGACCTGGACGCTGCGTCCAAGTCCCAGCTGGACCGTGGTGCACGCCTGGTCGAGCTGCTGAAGCAGTCTGAGTCTTCGCCGCAGCCGGTGGAGTACCAGATGGTCTCCATCTTCCTCGCAGACCAGGGAATCTTCGACGTCGTTCCCGTTGAAGATGTCCGTCGATTCGAGGTTGAGCTGCATGAGCACCTCAACGCGAACACCCCTGAGGTCTTCGAGCAGATTGCTGGTGGCGTCGCCTTGACCGATGAGTCCAAGGACGCTCTTGTTTCGGCCGCTAAGGACTTCACTCCGAGCTTCCGTACCTCCGAGGGCAACAACATTGGCTCTGAGGCTCCGGCTGAACCGCTCGACGAAAGCGAAGTCCAGAAGACCGAGCTCAACGTCTCCCGCAAGACGGCCAACTAGAGTTCGCACACTCTACAAACACCGTCTAGATAGAAGAAGGGAGGAGCGAAACCATGGCTAATCTTCGCGAACTACGCGACCGCATCAGGTCCGTCAATTCGACCAAGAAGATCACCAAGGCACAGGAGCTCATTGCTACCTCGCGCATTACCAAGGCGCAGGCCAGGGTCGAGGCTTCTCAGCCTTACGCACACGAGTTGTCCAACGTTATGAACAAGCTCGCGGCGGCTAGCTCGCTAGACCACCCGATGCTGCGTCAGTCTGAGGACTCGCGTGTTGCCGCGATTCTCGTGGTCACCTCTGACCGCGGTATGTGCGGTGGCTACAACAACAACGTCTTCAAGAAGGCAGCTTCTCTAGAAGCTCTGCTGAAGAAGGAAGGCTATGAGGTTGTCCGTTACGTCACGGGCAGCAAGGGCGTCGGCTTCTACAAGTTCCGTGAAGCCGAGGTCGCGGGTAGCTGGACCGGTTTCTCTCAGGATCCGTCCTGGGAGGCAACTCACGATGTCCGCCGTCACATGATTGAGGGCTTCATCGCCGGTTCCAACGGCACCACCCCAGCCCGCGAGGGCCTGCATACCGAAGGCGAGGGCGAAGGTATCCGCGGCTTCGACCAGGTTCACGTGGTCTACACGGAGTTTGAGTCCATGCTGACTCAGACCGCACGTGCGCAGCAGCTGCTGCCGGTGGAGCCAGTTATTCAGGATGAGGAATACCACCTTGGTGAGTCCGCACTGTCGGACGATAACTCCACTGAGGTTGCACCGGACTTCGATTTCGAGCCGGATGCAGACACCCTGCTGGAAGCTCTGCTTCCGCAGTACGTCTCCCGTATCCTGTTTGCTATGTTCTTGGAGGCTTCTGCTTCCGAGTCCGCTGCACGCCGTACCGCAATGAAGTCTGCAACTGACAACGCAACCGACTTGGTCAAGGACCTGTCGCGCGTGGCCAACCAGGCCCGTCAGGCGCAGATTACCCAGGAAATTACAGAGATCGTCGGTGGCGCTGGTGCGCTCGCCGAAAGCGCAGAAAGTGACTAGATTATGACTTCAGCTCTGCAAGAGCAGAACACACAGTCGTCGGCAGTCGCCGGCCGTGTGGTGCGTGTCATCGGTCCGGTCGTCGACGTGGAATTCCCGCGTGACGGACTGCCGGCACTGTATAACGCACTGACCGTCGAGGTTGACCTCGAGGCTGTTGCAAAGACTGTCACCCTCGAGGTCGCTCAGCACCTCGGTGACAACCTTGTCCGTGCCGTTTCCATGGCGCCGACCGACGGCCTTGTCCGCGGCGCCGAGGTAACCGACACCGGCAAGCCGATTTCCGTTCCCGTTGGCGATGTCGTCAAGGGCCACGTCTTCAACGCTCTGGGCGACTGCCTGGACGAGCCGGGTCTGGGCCGCGACGGTGAGCAGTGGGGCATCCACCGCGAGCCGCCGGCATTCGACCAGCTCGAGGGCAAGACCGAGATCCTTGAGACCGGCATTAAGGTCATCGACCTGCTGACCCCTTACGTTAAGGGCGGCAAGATTGGCCTCTTCGGCGGCGCAGGTGTGGGTAAGACCGTTCTTATCCAGGAGATGATTACTCGTATTGCACGCGAGTTTTCCGGTACCTCTGTCTTCGCCGGCGTCGGCGAGCGTACCCGTGAGGGCACCGACCTCTTCCTGGAAATGGAAGAGATGGGCGTTCTCCAGGACACCGCCCTCGTGTTCGGCCAGATGGACGAGCCTCCGGGAGTTCGTATGCGCGTGGCCCTGTCCGGCCTGACCATGGCGGAGTACTTCCGCGATGTGCAGAACCAGGACGTGCTGCTGTTCATCGACAACATCTTCCGCTTCACCCAGGCCGGTTCTGAGGTTTCGACCCTGCTGGGTCGTATGCCTTCCGCAGTGGGTTACCAGCCGACCCTGGCCGACGAGATGGGTGTGCTCCAGGAGCGCATTACCTCGACCAAGGGCAAGTCGATTACCTCGCTGCAGGCCGTTTACGTGCCTGCCGACGACTACACCGACCCGGCTCCGGCAACCACCTTCGCCCACCTGGATGCAACCACCGAGCTTGACCGTGGCATTGCTTCGAAGGGTATTTACCCAGCAGTGAACCCGCTGACCTCGACCTCTCGTATTCTCGAGCCAGGCATCGTCGGCGAGCGTCACTACGAAGTTGCCCAGCGCGTCATCGGTATTCTGCAGAAGAACAAGGAACTGCAGGACATCATCGCCATCCTGGGTATGGACGAGCTGTCTGAGGAAGACAAGGTTACCGTGCAGCGTGCACGTCGTATCGAGCGCTTCCTGGGCCAGAACTTCTTCGTTGCTGAGAAGTTCACCGGCCTGCCGGGCTCCTACGTCCCGCTGGCAGACACCATCGACGCCTTCGAGCGCATCTGCAACGGCGAATTCGACCACTACCCAGAGCAGGCCTTCAACGGCCTGGGTGGCCTGGACGACGTCGAGGCTGCGTACAAGAAGATGACCGAGAAGTAGGGAGAGGCACATGGCTGAAATCACTGCCGAACTGGTTGCCGTCGAGCGCCTGCTGTGGACCGGTAAGGCCACTATGGTGACGGCTGAGACCACCGAGGGTGAGATCGGCGTGCTTCCTGGACACGAGCCGATGGTTGGCCAGCTGGCCGAAAACGGTGTCGTGACCATCCATCCAGTCGACGGCGACCGCAAGGTTGCCGCCGTCCAGGGTGGGTTCCTCTCCGTAACCCAGGACAAGATCACCGTCTTGGCTGAGTGGGCTCAGTGGTCCGACGAGGTCGACGACAAGGCATTGGAAGCAGACGCTGAGTCTGGTTCCGATCAGGATAAGTCCCGCGCTGACGCTGCACGCCGCGCCGTGCGTCGTTCCGAGCGCTAGGTTTCTTCCAACTCAGTTACGGGCTGAGGAGATTCAAGGGCAGCAATTCCGCCCTTCCGCTCTCAAACGTGCGGCCCCTGGTTCTTTCCCACAGTGGAAAGGCCAGGGGCCACACGTCGTTTTGGAGCCCTTTACACATGAGCAAAAGATGTCGAAAACCACACAGAAATTGTTGACACTACAAGGGTTGTAGGGATTAAAATCTCAGCTATATCTAAACAACCCTGGGGAATGGAGCGGTTTCCTTGAGCATTTGGAGCATCCTTGGCTGGCTGCTGGCCGGCTTCGTCCTGATTTGTGTGTGTCTTGCTGCGCTTCGCTTCTTCACGCTGCGCTCTCGCGGCACCACAGTGCTCCTGCGCCCGATGCCCGCGAAAGACAGCCATTCCTGGCGTCACGGCATCCTGCGCTATAAGGGCGAGACTGCTCAGTACTTTATGCTCCGCTCCGTATGGCCAACCTGTGACCTCAAGTTCCCACGCTTCGATATCGAGATTCTTGGCACCCGCCAGATTGACGATGTCGAAGCTACTTTTATGTCCGAAGCCAGCGATGTTGTGCATTTCCGCACTGGCGACAAGGAATACGAAATCGCCTCCGACCAACACGGAATGATGGCATTCTGCGCTTGGATTGAAGCAGCGCCTTCGAGGCGTCAAGAAAAGGTCGATTTCAAGCGCCTGCAGCAACGGGCCACCCGCACGTCGAAACCAGAATAGAACCTTATAGGGTAGAGGGATGCGCTTAGTCATCGCTCGTTGCTCAGTAGATTACGTCGGTCGCCTCGACGCCCACCTTCCACTTGCCGATAGGCTCATCCTCGTCAAAGCCGATGGCTCTGTCTCGGTGCATGCCGACGACCGCGCCTACAAGCCCCTGAATTGGATGACCCCGCCGTGCACGATTGAAGAATCCACCATCGAAGACATCGACGGCGAAGACACCGGCGAAACCCTCTGGCTAGTCGAAAACCCCAAGGGCGAACAGCTGCGAATCACCCTGGCCGAAATCCACCAGGACATCAGCTTTGATCTCGGCGAAGACCCAGGACTCGTCAAAGACGGCGTCGAAGCCCACCTCCAGGAACTCCTCGCCGAGCACATCGACACCCTCGGCGAAAACTACACCCTGGTGCGCCGCGAGTACCCCACAGCCATTGGCCCAGTAGACATCATGGCCAAGGACGCCGACGGCAAGCATGTCGCCGTCGAGGTCAAGCGCCGCGGTGGCATCGATGGCGTCGAACAGCTCACCCGCTACCTGGAACTGCTTAACCGCGACGAACTCCTCGCACCTGTCCAAGGCGTTATTGCCGCCCAGGAACTCAAGCCGCAGGCTCGCACCCTGGCCGAAGATCGCGGCATCCGCTGCGTCATCCTGGACTACCAGGAACTGCGTGGCATCGAGTCCAACGAATTGCGGCTGTTTTAATGCCTAGGCGCAACCGACGCATCCGCCCCGAGACCAGGCCACTGCCTCGCGATGGCGCCGCCTTCCTAGGCTCCCAAACCGTGCCTGGCCCTAGCTGGACGAACGGTGAGCCTTTCATCATGCGGCATATCGGTGCCTCCCGGGCCACCAAGTACTACATCTGCCCAGGCTGTAACCAAAACATCCCGCCTGGCGTTGCCCACATCGTGGCCTGGCCTCGGGACTTCGCCGGCCAAGGCGATGACCGCCGCCACTGGCATCGCCACTGCTGGGAACGCAGGTAGGATAGCGGCCATGATTGTTGCATTTTCTGTTGCCCCAGTCGTGGTCGAGACCCCGGACGCAGAGATGTCCGAGGCGGTCTCCGAGGCCGTGCGCGTGGTCCGCGAATCCGGCCTGCCGAACGAGACCAACGCCATGTTCACGCTCATCGAAGGCGAGTGGGACGAGGTCTTTTCCGTCATCAAGAAGGCCACCGACGCCGTGCGCGCAGTATCGCCGCGTACCTCGCTGGTGATTAAGGCCGATATCCGCGAAGGGGTTACCGGCCAGCTGCACGACAAAGTAGAGGCCGTCAACCGCCGTCTGAACACCGACAAGGAGAAGTAAATGACGAACCCTAATGCCGGATTTACCGGCGGTGCTTTTGACCTAAGCCAGCTTAAAGAAACCTCGCAGCAAGAAGTCGCCGACAGCGCTTCCTTCTTTACCGTTACTGAGGAGAACTTCGAACAAGACCTCGTACGTCGTTCTGCTGAGGTCCCTGTCGTAGCACTGATCGGTAGCTCTCGTTCCAGCGCCTCGGAGGAACTGCGCAAGGACTTCGCCGACCTGGCCAAGCAGGGCGGCGGCAAGTTCGTCGTCGGCTACGTCGATGCCGATAAGACCCCACAGATCGCCCAGGTCTTCGGCGTGAAGAACCTGCCGACCACCGTGGCCCTCGCCGCCGGTCAGCCGGTCACCAACTTTGAAGGCGCCCAGCCGCGTGAGGCCCTGCAGCAGTGGACCGACATGTTGGCTCAAAAGCTTGGACCTCAGCTTTCCGGCGCTTCTGAGCAGCCACAGGAAGAGGAAGAAGAACCTACCGATCCGCGCCTGCTCGCTGCCGAAGAAGCGCTCAACCGCGGCGACTTCGATGCCGCCACTGCCACCTATGACGAGATTCTCGCCTCCGAGCCGGACAACGCCGAAATCAAGCAGGCCCGCGATACCGTCCAGTTGTTGCGTCGCCTGCAGGGCACTGGCACCGATCCATTGGGTGCCGCAGACGCCGCGCCTGACGATGTCAACGCCCAACTCGTCGCCGCCGACTCCGAAGTCGTAGCCGGCACGCCCGAGAAGGCCTTCGATCGTCTCCTGGACTTCATCCAGACCCATGCCGGAGACGACAAACAGGCGGCCAAAGACCGCCTGTTGGAGCTATTTAAGCTTTACGATGCCGCTGACCCCCGCGTGCTCGACGCCCGCACGCGCCTCGCCAGCGCTCTCTACTAAGGGTGCGGCCTAAGCCGCACCCTTTTCTTATTCGTTCGATGGTACGAGCGCGCTAGGCAAGCTCGTACCATTGAACGGAGTGCGCAGGCATCTGCAGCTGCATCGCGTTGTCCTGTGAGGTCACCTGCTGCGGCAGGTCGGTGCCTGCGCCACAGTAGACAGCGTCATCGGTGTTGATGACCATCTTCCAGTTTCCGTCCTTGGGCACCCACATCTGGTAGTTGTCGATGGCATTGCCGGAGAAGTTGCACACTGCCAGTAGCGTTTCACCGTTGCTGCCGTAGCGCACATAGCCCAGCACGCTGTTGTTGTAGTCATCGGCCTTGGTCCACTGGAAGCCCTCACCAGTAAAGTCCTGCGACCACAGGGCAGGCTGATCCTTGTAGACGGTATTCAGGTCGCGGACTAGGCGCTTGATGCCGTGGTGGAATTCGCTGCCCCAACCTTCCAGGTTGGACCAATCCACGGAGAAGCCCTCCGCCCACTCAGTTTCCTGGCCGAACTCCTGGCCCATAAACAGCAACTTCTTGCCCGGGTGGGAGAACATGTAGCCAAACAACGAGCGCAGGCCGGCGGCCTTGTTCCAGTTATCGCCCGGAATGCGCGTCCACAGCGAACCCTTGCCGTGGACGACCTCGTCGTGGCTAAAGGGCAGCACGTAGCGCTCCGAGAATGCGTAGACCAGCGAGAAAGTCAAACCATCGTGGTGGTGACTGCGATAAATCGGATCCTTTTGGAAGTACTCCAAAGTGTCGTTCATCCAGCCCATGTTCCACTTCAGGCTAAAGCCCAGACCACCCTCAGAAGTCGGTGCGGTCACCCCTGGCCAGGAGGTAGATTCCTCAGCAATGGTGAGCAGGCCAGGGAAGTGGCGATGCACCGTCGCATTCGTCTCCTGCAAGAAGGCGACAGCCTCGAGGTTCTCGCGACCGCCGTACTGATTAGGCAGCCACTCATCACGCGAGTAATCCAGATACAGCATCGAGGCGACGGCATCCACGCGCAGACCATCGATGTGGAATTCCTCCGCCCAATACAACGCATTGGCCACCAGGAAGTTACGGACCTCATTGCGGCCAAAGTCGAAGACGTAGGTTCCCCAATCCGACTGTTCACCGCGACGCCAGTCCGGGTGCTCATAGAGTGCTGAACCATCAAAGCGACCCAACGCGAACTCATCCTTCGGGAAGTGGGCAGGCACCCAGTCGACGATGACGCCGATGCCGGCGTTGTGCAGGTCATCGATAAGCGCGCGCAGCTCATCCGGGTCTCCCCAGCGAGCCGACGGAGCATAGTAACCAGACACCTGGTAACCCCAGGACCCGCCGAAGGGGTGCTCAGCCACCGGTAGGAACTCCACGTGGGTGAAGTTGTGCTCCAACAGGTAATCAATGAGTTCCGCGCGCAGCGAGGCATAGTTCGAACCCTGCTTCCAGGAACCGACATGCAGCTCGTAGATGCTCATCGGGACATTGAGGTCCTCATTGCGAGCTTCCATCCACTCCGAGTCATTCCACTCGTAGTCTTCATCCACGACCACCGAGGCAGTCTCCGGCGGGGCCAAGGTTTTGCGCGCCATGGGATCAGACTTATCGATGCGCTGACCGTGCGCCGTCTGAATCGCAAACTTGTACTGCTCACCAGCACCAATGCCCGGGATGAAGACTTCCCAGATACCAGTCGAGCCCAGCGAACGCATCGGGTACTGGGTTGGGTTCCAACCACAGAAGTGACCCACCACAGCGACACCGCGGGCATTCGGCGCCCACACCGCAAAGGACACGCCATCAACTGGGCCGAGATCCGTCTCGTAGTGACGCACGTGCGCACCTAAGACCTCCCAGAGGCGCTCGTGGCGGCCTTCACCAATGAGGTGCTGGTCGAAGCTCGTCAGCGTGGGCAGGAAGTGGTAGCCACAAGCGACCTCGCGGGCAGGCTGGCCCGGGTAGGTAATGGCCAGGCGGTAGTCCTGCTCCTCAGGAAGCGGGGCTTCCCAGATGTCGTCGCCCACAGGTTCCATCGGAATGGTGGCATCGGCAGTGCGGACCTCGATTGCTTCCGCATTCGGGCGGCGGGTGCGCACCACGCCGTCGTGCCAGCCATAGAAATCATGCGGGGCATGGTGTTGGCAGTTATTCAGTCGCGCAAGGTCTGCAGCGGGGATAGTCATCGGAATGAGATGTCCTTAGAAAAATCGGTAGGAAAGAAAATTATGGCCGGTAGTCGGTGACTTCTCGCCAGGCTATCTGCTCGCGCAGTTCGGCGTCGGCATCCGGCAAGATGAACACGTGAGCGACATCGCGCAGCGGCTCCAAACGCACGAAGTTACGGTTCGACCAGGAATACGCAGCACCGGTAATGACGTCCTGGACGGTGTAGACCTCACCGGGGTTGCGTCCAATGGCAGCCATATCGATATCCACGGTGGCTTCCTGCGGATTGCGCGGATCCAGGCTGACCACGACGAGCACGACGTTGCCAGAAACGGTATCGACCTTGGAGTAGGCGATGATATTCGAGTTATCGACGTTGTGGAAGTGCAGATTGCGCAGCTGCTGCAGCGCTGGGTTCTCGCGACGAATCGTGTTGAGCAGTCGGATGAAGGACTCCAGCGAATCCCCGGAGTTGACCGCTGCCTGGAAATCACGCGGGCGCAGCTCGTACTTCTCCGAATCCAGGTATTCCTCACTGCCGGGCTTGACGGCCTGGTGCTCGTAGAGCTCAAAGCCGGAGTAGACACCCCACAGTGGTGAGAGGGTAGAGGCCAGCACCGCGCGGATGGCAAACATCGCACGACCGCCAGTCTGCAGCGACTCGTGCAGAATATCCGGGGTGTTGACGAAGAGATTCGGGCGGCAAATATCAGCCTGCTCGCGGTGCATCTCCATAAACTCCGTCAGCTCCGGCTTGGAAGTCTTCCATGTGAAGTAGGTATAAGACTGGCTAAAGCCGGACTTTGCCAGACCAAACAGGCGCGGGGCGCGAGTAAAGGCCTCCGCTAAGAAGATGACATCCGGGTAGGTGGCATGCACTTTGGCAATGAGCCAGGACCAGAAGTTCGCCGGCTTGGTATGCGGGTTATCCACGCGGAAGGTGGTAACACCAGCTTCGACCCAGCCAATGACCACGCGGTAGATCTCTTCATAGATCGTATCCGGGGCATTGTCGAAGTTCAGCGGGTAGATGTCCTGGTACTTCTTCGGTGGGTTTTCGGCGTAGGCAATGGTGCCATCGGGAAGCACGGTGAAAAACTCCGGGTGGGATTTCGCCCAGGGGTGATCCGGGGAAGCCTGCAGGGCCAAATCGAGTGCGACCTCCAGGCCAAGTTCCTCAGCGCGCTCGACCAGTTTCTCGAAGTCCTCCATCGTGCCCAACTCCGGGTGGGTGGCCGTGTGGTCCTGGATGGCCCAGGGCGAGCCGACATCGTCAGGCTCTGCGGTCACGGAGTTGTTCTTGCCCTTGCGGTGGACCTTGCCAATCGGGTGAATCGGCGGGAAGTACACGGTGTCAAAGCCCATGGCAGCCACGCGCTCCAAGGCATCGGCAGTGGTGGCAAAGGTGCCATGCACCGGCTCACCGTTGGCATCGACACCACCGGTCGAGCGCGGAAAGAGCTCATACCAGGAGTTAAACAGCGCGTCCTTGCGCTCAACGTAGACCTCACGGATGGGGCCTTCGACCAGATTCTCCCGCAGCGGGTGGCTGCGCAGGATGTGGGTGACCTCGGCGCTAAAGGCATCCTCGACGCGCTCGGGCACAGACAGCTCGGTATCAATCAGCTTGCGGGCAGCCTCCATCAGCGGGGCAGCCAGCTCGGTTGGGGTCTGCAGTGCTGCGCGGGAGAACAAATCCTCACCGATGCGCAGGTCGTTGTCGAGCTCCTTCGCGCCCTGGCCGGCAGCCATCTTCTTTTGCACCGCATCGCGCCAGGTAGCCACAGGGTCCGCCCAGGCATCCACGCGGTAGAACCAACGGCCCTGCGTGCCCGGGCTAAACGTACCGTGCACGCGGTCCTGGTCATGAGGGTCTACCTGCATGGTGGCAGAAGCTACCGACGAGGCCCCTGCTGGCCAGGCCGATAGGGTAGCTGCCACTGCGTCGTGGCCTTCGCGCCACACCAGTGCGGTGACCGGAACTACCTCTCCTACAACTGCCTTCGAAGGAAGGGTCCCGCCGGAAACGACGGGGCGAACATCATCAATGCCTAGCCGGGAAGTCATACCCTTTAGGGTAGTGCAGCTGTGTCAGTTTCACCCGACAACACAGAAATCGGTCACAATGGTGGTGTGAAGGATATGACACCTACTGACGAAGACTGGCTGATCGATTTCCGCGACGTCGAATTACGCCGTGGCGGCAAGACCTTAGTGGGGCCTGTGGACTGGCAAGTTGAGCTCGACGAGCGCTGGGTCATCATCGGGCCTAATGGTGCGGGCAAGACCTCGCTGGTCCGCATGGCTGCTGCTGAAGAATTCCCCTCCAAGGGCGTGGCGTACCTCATGGGCGAGCGTCTGGGTAAGACCGATATGCGTGACCTGCGCGCCCAGATTGGTATTTCTTCTGCCGCAGTCCAGCAGCGCATCCCAGACCAGGAGCGCGTCGATGACTTGGTTATTTCTGCCGGCTACGCCGTGCTGGGCCGTTGGCGTGAGGAATACCAGGACATGGATTTCTCCCGTGCCGATGACATCCTGGCCCAGGTCGGTGCGACGCATTTGAAGAAGCGCACCTGGGGCACCCTGTCTGAGGGTGAGAAAAAGCGCGTCATTCTAGCCCGCGCGCTGATGATTAACCCCGAGCTGCTCATCCTCGATGAGCCTTCCGCAGGTATGGATCTCGGCGGTCGCGAGGACCTTGTCGGCTACCTCGGTGACCTGGCCTTGGATGCTGATGCCCCGGCCATTGTCATGATCACCCACCATGTGGAGGAAATCCCGTACGGGTTTACGCACGCCATGCTTCTCGATGAGGGTAAGGTCGTGGCCAAAGGACTCATCAACTCGGTGCTGACCTCGGAAAACCTCAGCAAGGCTTTCGGGCAGCCCATCCAGGTCGACCGCATCGGAGAGCGCTACTTCGCCCGCCGTCTGCGCTAGACTCGAGTATTCCCCTCGACCTCGTGCACTATAGGTAGATGACGCAGCATATCCACGACCGCCTCGACGCCATTGACCCGGGTGATACCCGCGGGTTCAACGGCGGACGGATGGCCGCTACCGTGCTGTTGCTTCGCGATGGCGCCGAGGGCCTGGAAGTCTGGGTCCAAGAGCGCGTCTCGACGATGAAAAACTACCCCGGGCACGCCGTGTTTCCCGGAGGTGGCGTCGACGTCCGCGACTTTCCACCTAGGCAGTGGGACTCCGGTGACCTGTGGGCCGGCCGCTCCGTGGTGTCCATGGCCCGGCGGATGGGCGTGACCAAGTACAAAGCCCACGCCTTGGTTTTTGCTGCCGCCCGCGAACTCTTTGAGGAAGCAGGCACGCTGCTGACCTTGCAAGACGGCGATATCGTCCGCAACGCCCGCCGCTACCACGATGACCGTTACCTGCTGGAATCTCACGACATATCCTTTACTGAGTTCCTCAGCGACAACGGAATGCGCGTCGATGCCGACATGCTTGAGCCCTGGGCCCGCTGGGCTGGCGTGGAGAAAGGCCAGTGGTTCGATACGTTCTTCTTCGTCGCCAAGCTGCCGGAGGGCCAGGCACCTGATGGCACCACCACAGAAGCTGACGATGCCGGTTGGTTCCCACCCCAGCTCGTCCTCGACGG is a window of Corynebacterium camporealensis DNA encoding:
- a CDS encoding F0F1 ATP synthase subunit epsilon, whose translation is MAEITAELVAVERLLWTGKATMVTAETTEGEIGVLPGHEPMVGQLAENGVVTIHPVDGDRKVAAVQGGFLSVTQDKITVLAEWAQWSDEVDDKALEADAESGSDQDKSRADAARRAVRRSER
- the atpD gene encoding F0F1 ATP synthase subunit beta; translated protein: MTSALQEQNTQSSAVAGRVVRVIGPVVDVEFPRDGLPALYNALTVEVDLEAVAKTVTLEVAQHLGDNLVRAVSMAPTDGLVRGAEVTDTGKPISVPVGDVVKGHVFNALGDCLDEPGLGRDGEQWGIHREPPAFDQLEGKTEILETGIKVIDLLTPYVKGGKIGLFGGAGVGKTVLIQEMITRIAREFSGTSVFAGVGERTREGTDLFLEMEEMGVLQDTALVFGQMDEPPGVRMRVALSGLTMAEYFRDVQNQDVLLFIDNIFRFTQAGSEVSTLLGRMPSAVGYQPTLADEMGVLQERITSTKGKSITSLQAVYVPADDYTDPAPATTFAHLDATTELDRGIASKGIYPAVNPLTSTSRILEPGIVGERHYEVAQRVIGILQKNKELQDIIAILGMDELSEEDKVTVQRARRIERFLGQNFFVAEKFTGLPGSYVPLADTIDAFERICNGEFDHYPEQAFNGLGGLDDVEAAYKKMTEK
- a CDS encoding DUF2550 domain-containing protein, with the protein product MSIWSILGWLLAGFVLICVCLAALRFFTLRSRGTTVLLRPMPAKDSHSWRHGILRYKGETAQYFMLRSVWPTCDLKFPRFDIEILGTRQIDDVEATFMSEASDVVHFRTGDKEYEIASDQHGMMAFCAWIEAAPSRRQEKVDFKRLQQRATRTSKPE
- the nucS gene encoding endonuclease NucS, yielding MRLVIARCSVDYVGRLDAHLPLADRLILVKADGSVSVHADDRAYKPLNWMTPPCTIEESTIEDIDGEDTGETLWLVENPKGEQLRITLAEIHQDISFDLGEDPGLVKDGVEAHLQELLAEHIDTLGENYTLVRREYPTAIGPVDIMAKDADGKHVAVEVKRRGGIDGVEQLTRYLELLNRDELLAPVQGVIAAQELKPQARTLAEDRGIRCVILDYQELRGIESNELRLF
- a CDS encoding F0F1 ATP synthase subunit gamma, translating into MANLRELRDRIRSVNSTKKITKAQELIATSRITKAQARVEASQPYAHELSNVMNKLAAASSLDHPMLRQSEDSRVAAILVVTSDRGMCGGYNNNVFKKAASLEALLKKEGYEVVRYVTGSKGVGFYKFREAEVAGSWTGFSQDPSWEATHDVRRHMIEGFIAGSNGTTPAREGLHTEGEGEGIRGFDQVHVVYTEFESMLTQTARAQQLLPVEPVIQDEEYHLGESALSDDNSTEVAPDFDFEPDADTLLEALLPQYVSRILFAMFLEASASESAARRTAMKSATDNATDLVKDLSRVANQARQAQITQEITEIVGGAGALAESAESD
- a CDS encoding maltotransferase domain-containing protein, whose protein sequence is MTSRLGIDDVRPVVSGGTLPSKAVVGEVVPVTALVWREGHDAVAATLSAWPAGASSVASATMQVDPHDQDRVHGTFSPGTQGRWFYRVDAWADPVATWRDAVQKKMAAGQGAKELDNDLRIGEDLFSRAALQTPTELAAPLMEAARKLIDTELSVPERVEDAFSAEVTHILRSHPLRENLVEGPIREVYVERKDALFNSWYELFPRSTGGVDANGEPVHGTFATTADALERVAAMGFDTVYFPPIHPIGKVHRKGKNNSVTAEPDDVGSPWAIQDHTATHPELGTMEDFEKLVERAEELGLEVALDLALQASPDHPWAKSHPEFFTVLPDGTIAYAENPPKKYQDIYPLNFDNAPDTIYEEIYRVVIGWVEAGVTTFRVDNPHTKPANFWSWLIAKVHATYPDVIFLAEAFTRAPRLFGLAKSGFSQSYTYFTWKTSKPELTEFMEMHREQADICRPNLFVNTPDILHESLQTGGRAMFAIRAVLASTLSPLWGVYSGFELYEHQAVKPGSEEYLDSEKYELRPRDFQAAVNSGDSLESFIRLLNTIRRENPALQQLRNLHFHNVDNSNIIAYSKVDTVSGNVVLVVVSLDPRNPQEATVDIDMAAIGRNPGEVYTVQDVITGAAYSWSNRNFVRLEPLRDVAHVFILPDADAELREQIAWREVTDYRP
- a CDS encoding tetratricopeptide repeat protein — its product is MTNPNAGFTGGAFDLSQLKETSQQEVADSASFFTVTEENFEQDLVRRSAEVPVVALIGSSRSSASEELRKDFADLAKQGGGKFVVGYVDADKTPQIAQVFGVKNLPTTVALAAGQPVTNFEGAQPREALQQWTDMLAQKLGPQLSGASEQPQEEEEEPTDPRLLAAEEALNRGDFDAATATYDEILASEPDNAEIKQARDTVQLLRRLQGTGTDPLGAADAAPDDVNAQLVAADSEVVAGTPEKAFDRLLDFIQTHAGDDKQAAKDRLLELFKLYDAADPRVLDARTRLASALY
- the glgB gene encoding 1,4-alpha-glucan branching protein GlgB, which gives rise to MTIPAADLARLNNCQHHAPHDFYGWHDGVVRTRRPNAEAIEVRTADATIPMEPVGDDIWEAPLPEEQDYRLAITYPGQPAREVACGYHFLPTLTSFDQHLIGEGRHERLWEVLGAHVRHYETDLGPVDGVSFAVWAPNARGVAVVGHFCGWNPTQYPMRSLGSTGIWEVFIPGIGAGEQYKFAIQTAHGQRIDKSDPMARKTLAPPETASVVVDEDYEWNDSEWMEARNEDLNVPMSIYELHVGSWKQGSNYASLRAELIDYLLEHNFTHVEFLPVAEHPFGGSWGYQVSGYYAPSARWGDPDELRALIDDLHNAGIGVIVDWVPAHFPKDEFALGRFDGSALYEHPDWRRGEQSDWGTYVFDFGRNEVRNFLVANALYWAEEFHIDGLRVDAVASMLYLDYSRDEWLPNQYGGRENLEAVAFLQETNATVHRHFPGLLTIAEESTSWPGVTAPTSEGGLGFSLKWNMGWMNDTLEYFQKDPIYRSHHHDGLTFSLVYAFSERYVLPFSHDEVVHGKGSLWTRIPGDNWNKAAGLRSLFGYMFSHPGKKLLFMGQEFGQETEWAEGFSVDWSNLEGWGSEFHHGIKRLVRDLNTVYKDQPALWSQDFTGEGFQWTKADDYNNSVLGYVRYGSNGETLLAVCNFSGNAIDNYQMWVPKDGNWKMVINTDDAVYCGAGTDLPQQVTSQDNAMQLQMPAHSVQWYELA
- a CDS encoding thiamine-binding protein translates to MIVAFSVAPVVVETPDAEMSEAVSEAVRVVRESGLPNETNAMFTLIEGEWDEVFSVIKKATDAVRAVSPRTSLVIKADIREGVTGQLHDKVEAVNRRLNTDKEK
- a CDS encoding ABC transporter ATP-binding protein, which codes for MTPTDEDWLIDFRDVELRRGGKTLVGPVDWQVELDERWVIIGPNGAGKTSLVRMAAAEEFPSKGVAYLMGERLGKTDMRDLRAQIGISSAAVQQRIPDQERVDDLVISAGYAVLGRWREEYQDMDFSRADDILAQVGATHLKKRTWGTLSEGEKKRVILARALMINPELLILDEPSAGMDLGGREDLVGYLGDLALDADAPAIVMITHHVEEIPYGFTHAMLLDEGKVVAKGLINSVLTSENLSKAFGQPIQVDRIGERYFARRLR